A single region of the Nitrospinota bacterium genome encodes:
- a CDS encoding tetratricopeptide repeat protein: MIASRSKFSQTVFGYCLFISILGVLVFANHLNNPFQFDSVPYITNNANLKNPESLLTADFWKNQFMARGLLRMSVAFNVYLDGFRPFGYHVLSLAFHILNSLLLFFVLAKSFRRFGFNTKGWGKKRIQNIAFFAAVLFLCHPIQTESVIYIMSRSEVLASTFYLVGFLMFQQLLERPSASPVHYILYFLVIMVIALLGFSVKQIVATLPATILIYYLSSCSDHSPAWQFIRKWKWLIMGVVSVLGGLLSYKLFTDESFLIGPSRPYEMVGRVKYMLSQPGVIVFYYLKKLLFPMNLNIDPDVEIVTSLLSWSFITPVLCIVCLFAGSLLIFKNRFIFFFLCWFFIILSPSSSIVTLHDLAAEHRIYLASAGIFILLAYGASVVTRNYLAISSQQGAVLFYLFVGIMSVLTIERNTTWRSELSLWKDTYQKSPHKLRPLINLARAHSLKGDKEKAIKYYRQALVKGPWDFVSNYNLGDLYLEKGLLDDAINHFLKASRIEPEIPETFAKLGEIYLMQKKFKLADSYFRHAAELNPRSAAVFKNLGIVNLYHLNNPKQGLAYFSRSLNLDPTQPEADKIRKLIQQFSTQ; encoded by the coding sequence ATGATAGCAAGCAGATCAAAATTTTCCCAAACAGTTTTTGGTTACTGCCTGTTCATATCTATACTTGGGGTTCTTGTTTTTGCCAATCACCTTAATAACCCTTTTCAATTCGATAGTGTTCCCTATATCACCAATAATGCAAACTTAAAAAACCCTGAGTCGCTGCTTACTGCTGATTTCTGGAAAAACCAATTTATGGCACGCGGCTTACTTAGAATGTCTGTAGCTTTTAATGTTTACTTAGATGGGTTCAGACCCTTTGGATATCATGTTCTCAGTCTTGCATTTCATATACTGAACAGCTTGCTTCTCTTTTTTGTATTGGCAAAATCATTTCGCCGTTTTGGTTTTAATACAAAAGGCTGGGGCAAGAAAAGAATCCAGAACATTGCGTTTTTTGCTGCGGTTTTATTTCTTTGTCACCCTATTCAAACGGAATCTGTAATTTACATAATGAGTCGCTCAGAGGTTTTGGCCTCTACCTTTTACCTTGTTGGATTTCTAATGTTCCAGCAATTATTAGAACGACCTTCAGCTTCGCCTGTTCATTATATATTATATTTTCTGGTCATTATGGTAATAGCTCTGTTAGGGTTCAGCGTTAAACAAATTGTCGCGACCCTTCCTGCTACGATTCTTATTTATTATCTCTCCAGTTGTTCCGACCATTCTCCGGCCTGGCAATTTATCAGGAAATGGAAATGGTTAATTATGGGAGTTGTTTCAGTTTTGGGAGGTCTTTTATCTTATAAACTCTTTACAGATGAGTCATTTCTAATTGGCCCTTCCCGACCTTATGAGATGGTTGGGAGGGTTAAGTATATGCTCAGTCAACCGGGAGTGATCGTATTTTATTATCTAAAAAAGCTTTTATTTCCTATGAATCTTAATATCGATCCAGATGTTGAGATTGTTACGAGCCTGTTATCCTGGAGCTTTATAACTCCTGTCTTATGCATCGTTTGCTTGTTCGCAGGGTCACTGTTAATTTTCAAGAACCGGTTTATTTTCTTTTTTTTATGCTGGTTTTTTATTATTTTGTCCCCGTCCTCATCCATTGTAACCCTGCACGACCTGGCTGCGGAACACCGTATCTATCTCGCTTCGGCTGGTATTTTTATCTTATTAGCTTATGGGGCCTCAGTAGTAACTCGCAACTATTTAGCAATATCATCACAGCAAGGCGCCGTCCTTTTTTATCTATTTGTAGGAATAATGAGCGTTTTAACCATTGAGAGGAATACGACCTGGCGATCAGAACTATCTCTTTGGAAAGATACCTACCAAAAATCGCCGCATAAGTTACGTCCCTTAATAAACCTCGCACGAGCTCATAGCCTCAAGGGCGATAAGGAAAAAGCCATAAAATACTATAGGCAAGCCCTTGTTAAAGGACCATGGGATTTTGTTTCCAATTACAATCTGGGCGATCTTTATTTGGAAAAGGGATTATTAGATGATGCAATTAATCACTTTCTCAAAGCTAGTCGAATCGAACCAGAAATCCCGGAAACCTTTGCCAAGCTTGGTGAAATTTATTTAATGCAAAAAAAGTTCAAGTTAGCCGACTCATATTTCAGGCATGCTGCGGAACTAAACCCCCGTTCAGCTGCAGTTTTCAAAAATCTAGGAATAGTAAATTTATATCACCTGAATAACCCCAAACAGGGTTTAGCCTATTTTTCCCGCTCTTTGAATCTTGATCCCACCCAACCCGAGGCGGATAAAATTCGCAAATTAATTCAACAGTTCTCAACCCAGTAA
- a CDS encoding tetratricopeptide repeat protein yields LNPTQSDAYSNLGHIHFQRDNMKQAVEEFDRAIALGSDKPDTFYFAGLAWSKQGDHRSAIPFLKQAVKMRPNKANYHFDLGNAYQKTRFFDEALREFKLTLDIQKEHPQAQNNIGVIFWNLKSYERAETEFKKALEIQSDLPEIHHNLSALYLRNSDYTNASFHLKQVLNLQPDNAKARKLLDYALSKLKENPS; encoded by the coding sequence GGCTGAACCCGACCCAATCTGACGCTTATTCAAACCTGGGACACATCCATTTTCAACGCGACAATATGAAACAAGCTGTTGAAGAGTTTGACCGTGCCATTGCCCTGGGTTCTGATAAACCCGATACCTTTTATTTCGCAGGGCTGGCATGGAGTAAACAAGGTGACCATAGAAGCGCAATTCCCTTTTTGAAGCAGGCCGTTAAAATGCGCCCTAATAAAGCCAATTATCATTTTGATCTTGGAAACGCATACCAAAAAACCAGGTTTTTTGATGAAGCATTGCGTGAATTCAAACTGACATTGGATATTCAGAAAGAGCACCCTCAAGCTCAAAATAATATTGGTGTTATATTCTGGAACCTTAAGTCCTATGAAAGAGCTGAAACAGAATTTAAAAAAGCTTTAGAGATTCAAAGTGACCTACCTGAAATACATCACAATCTATCTGCGCTATATTTGAGAAATAGCGATTATACCAATGCGAGTTTTCATCTAAAGCAAGTTCTCAATCTGCAACCTGACAACGCAAAAGCCCGAAAATTGCTGGACTATGCCCTGAGTAAGTTAAAGGAAAACCCGTCATGA
- a CDS encoding tetratricopeptide repeat protein: MFAPTSKTKSLIGCATLLILISILAYFNSLKVPFQFDDVPLIKSHWLTDTKSFFDHPRSEQIGNRPILYFSFALNNQLARHKVFGFHLINLGLHIGVTLLIFFIIWRARYLESESGWSFPLLTALLFSLHPLNTDSVSYISSRSSLLATFFYLLSIYFFLHLFCPNKTTGIVRKIFISILVISGMYLSVASKLIGATLPVMLAVWYWSFIGRKQFPDFHKTVFKGRFVYISLTSVAVLIIGLICFYDSWVYMPLDQGFELFGRTPYFMVQLKVIVFYYLRLFYFPFNLNVDSGFPFSSPMTDPAIIISGLLIFAIVWAVVKWRNVWVVVGAIWFFITLAPTSSFIPLNDLAVEHRMYLPMSLGLSLMAGVWINKFTSPVKLRLLVTMMIMLGITTVNRNTDWISELSLWKDSAMKNPFSPRPHNNAGKAYYEKGNLAKASYHFEKSVANIPGFIANQYNINDPESYFERKNKILKNNVSNNEKISSPLKITAELVEPHYNLASVYLDQGRLDEAEKEYLKTQALRPGHFSSKIGLSSVYNRKGLYDKATLILEEAVRENITSTDPGFALARLNLGELYGKTGKIEKAIIEWEAALTINPSLLQAHFNLGTAYMMTKKLNSAENSFKYCLNLNSGYEPALFNLAKVYQMQEKWDDSNQQFQAFLNVKGPMPSVYTHIGFNYSRLMDWKKARSYLEKSISLQPGNADARIYLAEVFTNLGEKEKALEQLETVSNPSPDQLTVINNMMLSLKNDSP, translated from the coding sequence ATGTTTGCGCCCACTTCAAAAACTAAAAGTTTAATTGGCTGTGCAACTTTACTTATTTTGATCAGCATACTTGCCTATTTCAATTCGCTGAAAGTCCCTTTTCAGTTTGATGATGTACCTCTGATAAAAAGTCATTGGCTGACAGATACAAAATCATTCTTTGACCACCCTCGTTCAGAACAAATTGGAAACCGTCCAATTTTATATTTTTCATTTGCCTTAAATAATCAACTGGCCCGTCACAAGGTTTTCGGATTTCATCTGATAAATCTGGGATTGCATATTGGTGTTACGCTTCTGATTTTTTTCATTATCTGGCGCGCCAGATATTTAGAAAGTGAGAGTGGTTGGTCTTTCCCCTTGCTAACAGCCTTATTGTTTTCATTGCATCCTTTAAACACCGATTCGGTTTCCTATATTTCTTCCAGGTCTTCCTTGCTGGCAACATTCTTTTATCTCTTATCTATATATTTTTTTCTGCACTTGTTTTGTCCGAACAAAACAACCGGAATTGTTAGAAAAATCTTTATTTCAATTCTGGTTATTTCAGGAATGTATTTATCTGTCGCTTCAAAATTAATCGGTGCGACATTACCAGTTATGTTAGCAGTCTGGTATTGGAGTTTTATTGGACGAAAACAATTTCCAGATTTTCATAAAACAGTTTTTAAAGGCCGGTTCGTCTATATAAGTTTGACTTCGGTGGCTGTTCTTATAATCGGCCTTATCTGTTTTTATGACTCCTGGGTTTATATGCCGCTGGACCAGGGATTCGAGTTATTTGGTCGTACCCCGTACTTTATGGTCCAATTAAAAGTTATCGTGTTTTATTATCTCAGGCTGTTTTATTTTCCTTTCAATCTGAATGTTGACAGCGGGTTTCCTTTCAGCTCGCCGATGACTGATCCTGCAATAATTATTTCAGGGCTATTAATATTTGCCATCGTATGGGCTGTAGTTAAATGGAGAAATGTATGGGTTGTTGTCGGGGCCATTTGGTTTTTTATAACTTTAGCCCCAACGTCAAGTTTCATTCCCCTGAATGATCTTGCTGTTGAACATCGTATGTATTTACCCATGTCATTAGGCTTGAGCCTCATGGCGGGAGTCTGGATAAACAAATTTACCAGTCCGGTTAAACTTCGTCTGCTGGTAACAATGATGATAATGCTGGGTATCACCACAGTTAACAGAAATACTGACTGGATCAGCGAATTAAGTTTGTGGAAAGATTCTGCAATGAAGAATCCTTTTTCACCTCGCCCCCATAACAATGCCGGCAAAGCCTATTATGAAAAAGGAAACCTTGCCAAGGCAAGCTATCACTTTGAAAAGAGTGTGGCAAACATACCGGGATTCATAGCCAATCAATACAATATCAATGACCCTGAAAGTTATTTTGAAAGAAAAAACAAAATCTTGAAAAATAATGTCTCCAATAATGAAAAGATATCGTCCCCATTAAAAATCACAGCTGAGCTTGTTGAACCTCATTATAATTTGGCAAGTGTTTACCTGGACCAAGGTCGACTGGACGAAGCGGAAAAGGAATATTTGAAAACCCAGGCATTGAGGCCAGGACATTTCTCATCAAAAATTGGTTTGAGTTCTGTTTATAACAGGAAAGGTTTGTACGATAAGGCCACACTCATCCTGGAAGAGGCCGTGAGGGAAAACATAACGAGTACCGACCCGGGATTCGCTTTGGCCAGGTTAAACCTGGGCGAACTTTATGGAAAAACTGGAAAAATTGAAAAGGCGATCATCGAATGGGAAGCGGCCCTGACAATAAACCCTTCTTTATTACAGGCTCATTTTAATCTGGGAACTGCCTACATGATGACGAAGAAATTAAATTCGGCAGAAAATTCCTTTAAATACTGCCTGAACCTTAATAGCGGATACGAGCCAGCCCTGTTCAACCTCGCCAAAGTTTATCAGATGCAGGAAAAATGGGACGATTCTAATCAGCAGTTCCAGGCTTTTCTTAATGTAAAAGGCCCAATGCCATCCGTATACACCCACATCGGTTTTAACTACAGCCGTTTGATGGATTGGAAAAAAGCGCGGTCATATCTTGAAAAATCTATTTCCCTTCAGCCTGGTAATGCAGATGCCAGAATATATTTAGCCGAAGTTTTCACCAATCTTGGCGAAAAAGAAAAAGCCCTGGAACAGTTAGAAACTGTATCTAACCCAAGCCCGGATCAACTTACAGTGATAAATAATATGATGTTAAGTTTAAAAAATGACTCCCCATGA
- a CDS encoding sigma-54-dependent Fis family transcriptional regulator: MKRIGEKTNIQTLRKISNLFTTTSVEVDELLAMVMDAAKDIVGVKNGSLLLVQDEKTNKLQFYQASGKNMGQLKDIDLPPGVGISGYVAKTGKPIIANDVTKDPRWYQGVSEKMRIPIQSMASFPLMIDKKVIGVVQFLDKVDGSTFSDDNAEVLERFAILMAKFFQISQSRTLLGEEFGRLKKQYQHRYTIVGESEPIKECIRVAEKVADSKATVLLNGESGTGKELFAHLIHDHSQRQNKPFVSVSCGALPASILERELFGHEKGAFTGADSQKIGLFEAAHQGTLFLDEIGEMPLDMQVKLLRVIQEESFVRLGGTENINVDVRLVTATNRDLEKEVREGNFRQDLYYRINVIKITLPPLRDKLGDIPDLLTYFIKKHTPEGKPVKKPGKGLISHLMSYSWPGNIRELENSVERAIVLTDEEELLPGAFPFEIPQAPVEFNVGSTLKEASDSFRKTFISNTLKSTGGNRTKAAQVLDVQRSYLSRLLKELDIK; the protein is encoded by the coding sequence ATGAAACGCATTGGTGAAAAAACGAATATTCAGACATTAAGAAAAATATCTAACCTTTTTACTACAACTTCTGTTGAAGTGGATGAATTATTAGCCATGGTTATGGATGCGGCTAAAGATATTGTGGGTGTCAAAAATGGCTCATTATTACTGGTGCAAGATGAAAAAACCAACAAGTTACAATTTTATCAGGCCTCTGGAAAAAATATGGGGCAGTTGAAAGATATTGATTTACCCCCTGGAGTGGGCATATCTGGATATGTTGCGAAAACCGGCAAACCAATAATTGCCAATGATGTTACTAAAGACCCGCGTTGGTATCAGGGAGTCAGTGAAAAAATGCGGATTCCCATCCAGTCAATGGCCAGTTTTCCATTGATGATTGATAAAAAAGTGATCGGGGTTGTTCAGTTTCTGGACAAAGTGGATGGTTCTACCTTTAGTGATGACAATGCAGAAGTTTTGGAGCGCTTTGCCATTTTAATGGCAAAGTTTTTTCAAATATCACAATCCAGAACTTTGCTGGGCGAAGAGTTTGGCAGACTAAAAAAACAGTACCAGCACCGCTATACGATAGTTGGCGAAAGTGAACCCATCAAAGAATGTATCAGGGTGGCCGAAAAAGTGGCCGACTCTAAGGCAACCGTTTTGTTAAATGGTGAAAGTGGAACAGGAAAGGAATTGTTTGCTCACCTTATCCATGATCATAGCCAAAGGCAAAACAAACCTTTTGTCTCTGTCAGTTGTGGGGCTCTGCCAGCATCCATACTGGAGCGCGAACTCTTCGGCCATGAGAAAGGGGCATTTACCGGAGCTGACTCGCAAAAAATTGGATTGTTTGAAGCCGCTCATCAGGGCACGCTTTTTCTGGACGAAATCGGTGAGATGCCTTTGGATATGCAGGTAAAATTGCTGAGAGTTATACAGGAAGAATCGTTTGTTCGTCTTGGGGGTACTGAAAATATTAATGTTGATGTCAGGTTGGTAACAGCTACAAATCGCGATTTGGAAAAAGAAGTCCGGGAAGGTAACTTCCGTCAGGATTTGTATTATAGGATCAATGTTATCAAAATAACCTTACCTCCACTTCGTGACAAACTGGGTGATATTCCTGATTTATTGACTTACTTTATTAAGAAGCATACTCCGGAAGGAAAACCGGTCAAAAAGCCGGGGAAAGGTTTGATCTCTCACCTTATGAGTTATTCATGGCCTGGGAATATCCGGGAACTGGAGAACTCGGTGGAGCGAGCCATTGTATTGACAGATGAGGAAGAATTGCTTCCAGGGGCATTTCCTTTCGAAATCCCCCAGGCCCCTGTTGAATTCAATGTGGGGTCGACCCTTAAAGAAGCCAGCGACTCGTTCCGCAAAACTTTTATTTCCAACACACTTAAATCCACAGGTGGTAACAGAACAAAAGCCGCCCAGGTGTTGGATGTCCAGCGCTCCTATCTCTCCCGACTGCTTAAAGAACTGGATATAAAATAA
- the folD gene encoding bifunctional methylenetetrahydrofolate dehydrogenase/methenyltetrahydrofolate cyclohydrolase FolD, which translates to MVLIDGKKVSMEIRSRLKQETEELKNKTGRMPGLATVLVGEDPASAVYVRNKNKVCQEVGFQSFGQNLPAETTEDELLEVIKKLNENDEVNGILVQLPLPDHIDSEKILLSIKPEKDVDGFHPINVGKLAIGNALLTPCTPTGIIELLDYYNIEIAGKHAVVLGRSNIVGKPVALLLLQRNATVTICHSRTSNLKQVTSQADILIAAVGRPGFVDSEMVKDNAVVIDVGINRVDGKLTGDVEFEPVAEKTSYITPVPGGVGPMTIALLMENTLKAFKATL; encoded by the coding sequence ATGGTTCTTATAGACGGGAAAAAAGTATCGATGGAAATCCGCAGTCGATTGAAACAAGAGACTGAGGAATTGAAAAATAAAACAGGTCGTATGCCGGGTTTGGCTACAGTTCTGGTTGGCGAAGATCCGGCCTCGGCCGTTTATGTTCGCAATAAAAATAAAGTTTGCCAGGAGGTTGGTTTTCAATCTTTCGGTCAAAACCTGCCTGCAGAAACTACTGAAGATGAGTTGCTGGAGGTCATAAAAAAACTGAATGAAAATGATGAGGTGAACGGCATTCTGGTTCAATTGCCTTTGCCCGACCATATTGACTCTGAAAAAATTCTTTTATCCATTAAACCGGAAAAAGATGTTGACGGTTTTCATCCTATCAACGTCGGCAAACTGGCTATTGGCAATGCTCTGCTAACTCCATGCACGCCTACAGGAATTATTGAACTGCTCGATTATTATAATATCGAAATCGCCGGTAAGCATGCGGTGGTTTTAGGTAGGAGTAATATTGTAGGCAAACCCGTGGCACTTTTGTTATTGCAACGTAATGCCACAGTTACCATTTGTCACTCAAGGACCTCGAACTTGAAACAAGTTACCAGTCAGGCTGATATATTAATCGCTGCTGTAGGCAGGCCCGGCTTTGTCGATTCAGAAATGGTTAAGGACAATGCGGTGGTTATTGATGTAGGAATTAATCGCGTTGATGGAAAACTGACAGGCGATGTAGAGTTTGAGCCGGTTGCTGAAAAAACCTCATACATCACTCCTGTACCGGGTGGGGTTGGGCCAATGACAATTGCCCTCCTTATGGAAAACACCTTAAAAGCTTTCAAAGCCACTCTCTAA
- a CDS encoding exodeoxyribonuclease VII large subunit: protein MIRKKQSRLSKTESPPEELVETSGHPDTESPQPQVYSVSGLTRDIRAILEAAFDSVWVEGEISNFRTAASGHSYFVLKDNNAQIRCVLFKGYRAGIKFQPEDGDQVLLFGRITVYDARGEYQIIAESLEAKGLGALQKAYEQLKLKLDKEGLFSEEKKKPLPEFPWKVGVVTSPTGAAVRDILNIIRRRNPKVSVLLCPARVQGEGSAEEIASGIRALNRRKDIEVIIVGRGGGSLEDLWAFNEEVVARAIYASRIPVVSAVGHEIDFTIADFVADLRAPTPSAAAELTVPLFQDMVRDIAALNEALIASLKNKLEYYSDLLKRLMDRRFFQQPKEILNPQIQRLDDFHGRLVRGLEQTLVSHQQRLQDKIHRLFQSSPEKRIQHLEENRLMLEKRMLHIIHSQLLLNKQRFEGILKNLNAINPLAILERGYSISSKDGKSLKNTEGIKKGDKIKIRLSRGGLDCTVNKVLKES from the coding sequence ATGATTCGTAAAAAACAAAGCCGTTTAAGTAAAACCGAAAGTCCACCTGAAGAACTTGTTGAGACCTCAGGCCACCCGGATACTGAAAGCCCGCAACCACAGGTGTACAGCGTCAGTGGACTCACCCGGGATATCCGTGCCATTTTGGAGGCGGCTTTTGATTCAGTTTGGGTAGAGGGCGAAATTTCCAACTTCAGGACAGCGGCTTCCGGTCACAGTTATTTTGTTTTGAAAGATAATAATGCCCAGATTCGCTGTGTCTTATTTAAGGGCTACCGGGCAGGCATAAAATTCCAACCCGAAGATGGTGATCAGGTGTTGTTGTTTGGCCGAATTACTGTCTACGACGCGCGTGGAGAATATCAAATCATCGCAGAATCCCTCGAGGCAAAGGGGCTGGGTGCCCTGCAAAAAGCCTACGAGCAGTTAAAGTTAAAGCTGGATAAAGAAGGTTTGTTTAGCGAGGAAAAGAAAAAGCCTCTGCCTGAGTTTCCCTGGAAAGTGGGCGTTGTCACCTCCCCCACAGGTGCCGCTGTAAGAGACATCCTCAATATAATAAGAAGGAGAAATCCGAAAGTTTCTGTTCTTTTATGTCCTGCCAGGGTTCAGGGTGAGGGATCTGCTGAAGAAATCGCCAGTGGAATTCGGGCTTTAAACCGGAGAAAGGATATAGAGGTTATCATCGTTGGCAGAGGAGGGGGTTCGTTGGAAGACCTTTGGGCGTTTAATGAAGAAGTAGTGGCCCGGGCAATCTATGCGTCCCGCATCCCAGTAGTTTCTGCGGTGGGACACGAAATAGATTTTACTATTGCAGATTTCGTAGCAGATCTCCGGGCTCCAACGCCTTCCGCAGCAGCAGAGTTAACCGTTCCCCTTTTTCAAGATATGGTTCGAGATATTGCCGCCTTGAATGAAGCGCTGATTGCATCCCTGAAAAATAAACTGGAGTATTACAGCGACCTGCTGAAAAGATTGATGGATAGGCGGTTTTTCCAGCAACCTAAAGAAATTTTGAATCCGCAAATTCAACGACTGGATGATTTTCATGGTCGACTGGTCAGGGGGCTCGAGCAAACCCTTGTGTCTCACCAACAGAGATTGCAAGATAAAATACATAGACTGTTTCAGTCTTCTCCAGAAAAACGTATCCAACATTTGGAAGAAAACCGCTTAATGCTGGAAAAAAGAATGTTGCATATTATCCATTCGCAATTACTTTTAAACAAGCAACGTTTTGAAGGAATTTTAAAAAACCTGAACGCCATCAACCCGTTGGCAATTTTAGAAAGGGGATATAGTATTTCTTCGAAAGATGGAAAATCCTTAAAAAATACTGAAGGGATCAAGAAAGGAGACAAGATTAAAATCAGGCTTTCGCGAGGAGGGCTTGATTGCACAGTAAATAAAGTTTTAAAGGAAAGTTGA
- a CDS encoding CBS domain-containing protein, with translation MKIVGDRMRSSIQSIDLNQNINSAAKKIYDNQIGSLLVTEEDKYIGIITKADLMVKVLIKNLDGSTTRVAEIMSKPLITIDVSEPLENAHKLFDEKSIRHLAVSQNDEIIGILSKKDLR, from the coding sequence ATGAAGATAGTTGGCGATCGCATGAGAAGCTCTATTCAAAGCATTGATTTGAATCAAAACATTAATAGTGCCGCAAAAAAAATTTATGACAACCAGATCGGGTCTCTTCTGGTAACCGAAGAAGACAAGTATATTGGAATCATTACCAAAGCCGACTTAATGGTCAAAGTTCTCATTAAAAACCTTGATGGCAGTACCACCCGTGTTGCAGAAATAATGTCAAAGCCCCTGATAACTATTGATGTGTCAGAACCGCTTGAAAATGCACACAAATTATTCGACGAAAAATCTATCCGGCATTTAGCCGTTAGCCAGAATGATGAAATTATTGGAATACTCTCCAAAAAAGATCTGCGATGA
- the xseB gene encoding exodeoxyribonuclease VII small subunit codes for MGEIKFEKAIQRLEKIVVDLETGELDIDKSLEIFEEGIKMSRLCSKKLTEAEAKIEKLTRDQKGELVSELFPIEEENDK; via the coding sequence ATGGGCGAAATAAAATTTGAAAAAGCCATACAACGGCTTGAAAAAATAGTCGTTGATTTGGAAACAGGAGAACTGGACATTGATAAATCTCTGGAAATTTTTGAGGAAGGGATAAAAATGTCGCGGCTTTGCTCAAAAAAACTGACTGAAGCCGAAGCAAAGATAGAAAAGTTAACCAGGGATCAGAAAGGTGAACTGGTGAGCGAATTGTTTCCAATAGAAGAAGAAAATGACAAATAG
- a CDS encoding TlyA family RNA methyltransferase gives MATREKARALILAGKVRIKDEVADKPGRLVSEDTLPVIIGETQLYASRGGIKLEHALEHFRISPAGKTVVDIGASTGGFTDCLLQNGAEKVYAVDVGYGQLDWKLRNDPRVICRDRLNARSLSEKDLGEKPDLAVIDVSFISLKLVIPPLLKILKPEGELVALVKPQFEVGKGEVENRGIIK, from the coding sequence ATTGCCACGAGAGAAAAAGCCCGCGCTCTAATTTTAGCGGGTAAAGTGAGAATTAAAGATGAAGTGGCTGATAAACCCGGCCGACTGGTTTCTGAAGATACCCTTCCCGTTATAATTGGCGAGACCCAACTTTATGCCAGTAGAGGCGGGATAAAGCTTGAGCACGCCTTAGAACATTTCCGTATTTCACCTGCGGGCAAAACCGTTGTTGATATAGGGGCTTCAACCGGTGGGTTTACGGATTGCCTGTTACAAAATGGTGCTGAAAAAGTTTATGCCGTAGATGTCGGTTACGGTCAGTTAGACTGGAAACTCAGAAACGACCCCAGGGTTATCTGCCGGGATAGGTTAAATGCCAGATCATTATCTGAAAAAGATTTAGGCGAAAAGCCGGACCTGGCTGTGATTGATGTTTCTTTCATTTCACTTAAACTTGTTATTCCACCTTTATTGAAAATTCTTAAACCGGAAGGAGAACTGGTTGCCCTGGTCAAACCCCAGTTTGAAGTAGGAAAAGGGGAAGTAGAAAATCGTGGCATTATCAAAGA
- a CDS encoding HD domain-containing protein, with translation MALAKKLQMTPEAIQEIGLGGMLFDVGKKAIPYEIVMKEGELEPDEFQYIRKHPSAGRKDLNDMKCYSENILKMAAEHHEKYDGSGYPFQLKGEKISLYARICSIMGVFGALTAPRSNRAGMTPFAALTEMKSNMEGHFDMCILVNFIKLLADAAAARVSASRSGAAGSRQPNKQAAASA, from the coding sequence ATGGCCCTGGCAAAGAAATTACAAATGACTCCAGAAGCCATTCAAGAGATAGGTTTGGGGGGAATGCTTTTTGATGTTGGGAAAAAAGCCATTCCCTATGAAATTGTCATGAAAGAAGGAGAACTGGAACCCGATGAATTTCAGTACATCCGCAAACATCCTTCAGCTGGCCGCAAGGATCTCAATGACATGAAATGTTACAGCGAGAACATTTTAAAAATGGCCGCTGAACACCATGAAAAATATGACGGATCGGGTTACCCATTCCAGCTGAAAGGAGAGAAAATTTCTCTCTACGCCAGAATATGCAGCATAATGGGTGTTTTCGGGGCTTTGACTGCTCCCCGCTCGAACCGTGCCGGCATGACCCCATTTGCTGCCCTGACTGAAATGAAAAGCAATATGGAAGGGCATTTTGATATGTGCATTCTGGTCAACTTCATCAAATTACTTGCTGACGCAGCTGCAGCAAGAGTTTCAGCATCACGGTCAGGAGCGGCTGGTTCCAGACAACCAAACAAACAGGCTGCGGCTAGTGCCTGA
- the gpmA gene encoding 2,3-diphosphoglycerate-dependent phosphoglycerate mutase, with translation MYKLVLLRHGQSQWNLENRFTGWTDVDLTDQGKQEAEQAGKLFLEEGYSFDLAYTSVLKRAIRTLWIVLDKMDLMWIPVTRAWQLNERHYGNLQGLNKAETAEKHGAEQVKIWRRSYATPPPPLPDNDDRMPSKDARYAGISKDQLPASEALKHTVDRFLPYWFDQIVPSIKAGKNVLICAHGN, from the coding sequence ATGTATAAATTGGTACTTTTAAGGCATGGGCAGAGTCAATGGAACTTGGAAAACAGGTTTACTGGCTGGACTGATGTAGATTTGACGGACCAGGGAAAACAGGAAGCCGAACAGGCGGGAAAGCTTTTCCTGGAAGAGGGTTACAGTTTTGACCTGGCCTATACTTCTGTTCTCAAACGGGCGATCAGGACTTTATGGATTGTGTTGGATAAAATGGATCTGATGTGGATCCCGGTCACAAGAGCCTGGCAACTGAATGAGCGGCATTATGGCAATCTGCAAGGGTTGAACAAAGCAGAGACAGCAGAAAAGCATGGTGCGGAACAGGTTAAAATCTGGCGCAGAAGTTATGCCACGCCTCCCCCCCCTCTCCCTGACAATGATGACCGAATGCCATCCAAAGATGCTCGGTATGCAGGAATAAGCAAAGACCAGTTGCCAGCTTCAGAAGCTTTAAAACATACTGTCGACAGGTTCCTGCCTTATTGGTTTGATCAAATCGTGCCTTCCATCAAAGCAGGGAAAAATGTATTGATCTGCGCGCACGGCAACAG